The Pecten maximus chromosome 6, xPecMax1.1, whole genome shotgun sequence DNA window tatatataactaatattATGCTGGGAGATCTGATATATAACTAAATAATATCATGCTGGGAGATCTGATATACATGCAGGGAGATCTGATATACATGCAGGGAgatctgatatatataaccaaataaTATTATGCTGGGAGatctgatatatataacttaataatATTATGCTGGGAGatctgatatatataactaaataatATCATGCTGggaaatctgatatatatataactaaataatATTATGCTGGGAGATCTGATATACATGCTGGGAGATCTGATATACATGCTGGGAGATCTGATATACATGCTGGGagatctgatatatatataactaactaaTATTATGCTGGGAGATCTGATATACATGCTGGGAGatctgatatatataacttaataatATCATGCTGGGAGATCTGATATACATGCTGGGAGATCTGATATATAACTAACTAATATTATGCTGGGAGATCTGAACTATCAACTTATTGTCTGTAAGTCTTTATATCACCAGCTgatgtgttttatgtttaacatctaaaaaaaaaatgttcatgctTCCTAACTAAACAGACTGTGAAATCATGAACTGCTCGAGGCTAACAAGAAGATgcactgtgtatatatatcacagtgttgATTTTCCTACTCTTACTGTTTTGCATGAATGCTATATTGACAATTATACCTTAGCTTAAATCGATCAATGCTTGAGGAGTGATTGATCACCGTTCATAAATACAGGTTGCCAGAATCCAGAATTTGGTAAAAATGTGTGACATAAATTAGTCATTAATATACGTCTTACCGgtaatttcttttgtgaaatagaaaatattatcAGTCTATCACTGataaaaatgttaacattgtgaTCTACCATGTCATTTACAGTTGTAATTACTAATACCTGTACTTATCGTTTCAGGATATTGTGTAAGACctgttgccatggctgccaaAGCCAAACTGCTAAAGGTGGTGTTGTTAGGAGATGGAGGTGTGGGCAAGAGCTCTCTGATGAACCGCTTTGTCAGCAATAAGTTTGATGCACAATCGTTCCACACAATCGGTGTGGAATTCCTAAACAAAGATGTAGAAGTAGACAATGAACTGTACAAGATGCAGATTTGGGATACTGCAGGACAAGAAAGATTCAAGTCTTTACGTACCCCTTTTTACCGGGGGGCTGATTGCTGCCTCCTAACTTTTGCAGTCGATGACATTCAAAGTTATCGTAATTTAAGCATGTGGAGAAAGGAGTTTTTGTATTACGCAGATATACAAGACGGAAATAGTTTTCCATTTGTGATAATTGGAAACAAAGTGGATGTAGAAAATCGTGTGGTTGGGAGTGAAGAGGCCCGGGAATGGTGTCAGGCAAATGGACGCATGCCTTACTTTGAAACTAGTGCAAAGGATTCCACTAATGTCAATGATGCATTTCGTGCTGCTGTCAAAAGACTTAAGGAACTTGAGGATGTGATTGATAACAACACAAAGCCATCACATGGACCTACAGTGGACTTGGCAGGAAAAGGCAAATCACAAAGCTCCGGGTGTTGTTGAATATTGTTATTACTGATCATGAggttatcatatttatatatgtatacgtatttttctttttcgttCAAAACATGCATGTGGAGcttgatattgaaaataaagGGAGCGGTGTGacagtggacatggacattatgAGGATATTGATACTCAAATGGCTGTGTTGTTCATTGTAAGAGGGgccaatattgtacacatgaCACCAGAGCTGTACCTTAAGTCTGTATAAACCATATTCGTCATTATTAGCACCCTTGATGAAATAAGCACACTTTCAGCTTTTTAAGATATCtatttgtatgatttatcaTTAACACACCACTGCCTAACCCCAATTAAGATCAGCTGAAGTTAATTTATAATAAACGCATACAGAAAAGTGGTATCATAAACCACAACTCTTGATGGATTTTGTTGTAAAGTTCTTTTTAGAGGCCTTTTCTTGTCAATTTTTAAAACTTCTGGGGCATAAGTTATGATGAATAAAgacatatataactgtatctacTCATGACTTTGTTGCTtggtctgtacatgtacaatggtcACAGGGTTCagactgtacatgtacaatggtcACAGGGTtcagtctgtacatgtacaatggtcACAGGGTtctgtctgtacatgtacaatggtcACAGGGTtcagtctgtacatgtatgtagttcAGTCTGTACAACTTACAAGTCTCTCTAGGAGATAGGCATGTAGTTCAGTCTGTACAAGTGACTCCAGGACATGTACAGTAGACAACATGGTTCAGTCTGTACAAGTGTCTCAAGGGCACAGCTTGATCATGAAGTTCAGGCTGTACAAATGTCTCCAGGACACAGACCGTGTGATTCAATTTGTACAAGTGTCTTCATGACACAGACCATGTGGTTCAGTTTGTACAAGTGTCTCCAGGACACAGACCATGTGGTTCAGTTTGTACAAGTGTCTTCATGACACAGGCCATGTGGTTCAGTTTGTACAAGAGTCTTCATGACACAGGCCATGTGGTTCAGTTTGTACAAGTGTCTCCAGGACACAGGCCATGTGATTCAGTCTGTGTAAGCGTCTTCATGACACAGACCATGTGGTTTAGTCTGTACAAGTGTCTTCATGACACAGACCATGTGATTAAGTCTGTACAAGTGTCTTCATGACACAGACCATGTGATTTAGTACAAGTTACATGGTTAATCCAATAAGGCTATCCAGGCGTCTACAAGCCAGGGCACAGGTCATATAATATGTTATACAGACGAATCTGTGGTTCAATACCTAACGTCACAGGTcatatcacatgttatacagACGAATCTGTGGTTCAATATCTAACGTCACAGGTcatatcacatgttatacagATGAATCTGTGGTTCAATACCTAACGTCACAGGTcatatcacatgttatacagACGAAATTGTGGTTCAATAccttatatcatatttaaatcATCTAACAGGTATGTTTTCTCTTTTAAATTGTTGCTGCTGCATTTTCTATTTAATGATCAAAACTTGTCCAAGATCATCTTGATTTCAATTACTGTGTATCCAGCCAAATTTGAATATGAGAAGCCAGTATGATGACCAGTGCTATGCCTGTATGTCTGTATCGTTTGGTGGCTCTGTATCATGAATGACTGTTCACGTGTTGTACAAGTAATCATGACTTAACTGTACATTTTAAACCTGTCATGCCAAACCTATTACAGCTATTGTGTTGTAACTGTAACAGTTATGATATTTTACACAAAGCTTAATAATGgaagaaaaaacaaaagaaatatgtagctgtatatttttttatttcaacagcTAATCACAAATGTGGTATATAGATGTAGCACCCAGTTGtggtttatatacaatgtattatatatgaaCGTAATAGCCAGGAGGAAAACATACCAATTTAACTAACAAACTACTGGGTGCTTAAAGGATCAAacgtttttttctgttatttatTACCGTTGTGTATTGTTCAATTAACATGAATAATTggaattatttataaattacaatTGGCAGGAATATGAAATTAGTTTCTGTTGTAGTGAATCCTTCACAATCTATAAGAACAACAGTATCAGGATTTTTAGGCAGAATTGGGAATCCAGTCTCAGACCAGTTCCAAAAAAACCTATAAGTAAAATCGTTTTCTTTGCCTAAAGTACAAACCATAAACTTTCAAACAAATGCTGGTAGGATTAAAATTAGGATATATATAGCCATCCCATTTGTATTTTCTTGACTGTGTCTGCAGTACTGACAgtacatatatacttacatacagtgttacttacatgtacaagtattatCACCACTAGATACAGCTACCGACTCAAACACTTATCAGTTAACATACCACCAGGAACTATATTAAAATCTATCAGATTAAAACAGTTTAGATCCTTCCTTCCTATACTTATATCCGGGGAGGATTATGTTGTGTTGATCAATTAAACTTAATCTGGAGAGATGTGTTCATTAGTTAAGAAATTTGACATAAACTCCCAACTGGTTTCTGATTGATGTTTGTTGCCTGATAGAATTAGTTAACATAGATAGATGATGATAAACTGGTCTTGATAAAAATATGATTGAGTCTGACCAGTCTATCAGACCATAACTTGTTTGTGATGTAGACAGATATCGGAACCTTATATCAATGAAATGAAGTTTTGATACAAGGCTTCTCTAAAAGTTGTAATTTTTACACATTGTATCTGCATTTGTATACCTGATTTAAGTACTCAATAAGTAACATTTTTGTAGAGTGAGGCCGACACTGCTGTCTTGATTTCAGAATATACAGTGTACTACCTTCTTTTAGTACATTACTAGCATTgtaggtctcacacaactaattatttcactacATGTTATTACGAGTGACTCCATCCCCTCGAttgctcatttgaagttcaattGATGTGAAATTTACATCAAATCAAAGTTTGAAGATTTTGCTACCTGACAAATTATGCTATGTGACGGgtttaatatttttgattttccaaatctcaagaccctacatACTCTTTATTCTTGTTTATggaaagtacccatttcatatattattaactaaggaaaacagctacaaatataagaaacacattttctttagGGTCTTGGTTCAGGAGAAACatcagctgattggctgaattagttgtgAGAGACCGGAATagctatgattttttttataagaattatctccctttaaaagGGTCAATGTAACAGCATTACATGTGTATGGACAGCTGATGTAGAAGACAGCAGGTGTTTGGTACATAACTAccaatataaagaaaaaaatagattttgaaatttatcatcaatgcatttttcaaatatttcaaatattttatcaattgattttgaaaaggagATACTTCTTCAAATAATTAAAGTAGCAATTACCTTTGTTTTCACAGATAcgattttatttcatatcataccccagacatttatataaacatttcatcTTTCATTGCACTTTTGTTGTCactataaaaataataatgcaTGCTGTGTATCTGAATTTTTCCAGTATGCACTATGtaccatataaactatatttatctGAGGGAAGTAAGTTTCATATTTAATGACATATTTCACGATAGGGAAGAACACAGTAACAAAATAAAGAGAATAACTTGAGTCCTTTAGAGGAAATAGCAATGTGAGGATATACTGTGGTGTAATCCACACTGTGGGGATGTTATGTTGTACTAAATATGAGGAACATTTTAATTCTACTATTCTAGATCTACTGTACCAGATGTAAATGAACTCTTTAGTGCTGTAAGTAAAATggtataaataattaattaacattttGAGACAGATGTAACAGAATTCTTTGGtttatgataaataataaatagacACATGTGCACTTTGTTTTTATCCAAACCAAGCTATAATCCATTTCTccacatctatatatatatacatgtaactgctTCCTTCCCCATCTTCCTTTCTTCCTGGTAGTATAATATCCCTGAGCAATAATACATCTCCTGAAGCAGTCATCTATTTAACTGGTAGCCCCTCCCATTAATCCTTCAGCATGGAGAAATATTGTTACCATCCCTCATCACAGTAAGAACTTTCTGGTACAATATTCAAATTTCACTCTCACCATTGATCACCATTCTGTAAGTGACAGTCGATGGGGGGGCAGAGACTTAAGTGTGACAACTGGTGACGGCAGGAGACTTGTAAGTGTGACAGCTGATGCGGGAAGAAACGTATAGTGTATGTGACAGCCGATGAGGGCAGAGACATATAATGTGACAGCAGGAGACTTGTAAGAGTAACAGCAGGAGACTTGTAAGTGTGACAGCCAATGAGGGCAGACCCATAAGTATGACGGCTGATGAGGGCAGAGACTTATACGTGTGACATATGATGAGGGCAGAGACTTATATGTGTGACAGCAGGAGACTTATAAGTATGACGACTGATGAGGGCAGAGACTTATACGTGTGACATATGATGAGGGCAGAGACTTATATGTGTGACAGCAGGAGACTTATAAGTATGACGGCTGATGAGGGCAGAGACTTATACGTGTGACATATGATGAGGGCAGATACTTTATTATTATAAGTGTGACAGCTGATGCAGGAAGAAACTTATAGTGTACATGATAGCCGATGAGGGCAGAGAATTGAAATTGTGACAGCCGATGAGGGCAGAGACTTATGAAGTGTGACAGCAGATGAGGGCAGACTTATACGTTTGACAGCAGATGAGGGCAGAGACTTATACGTGTGACAGCAGATGAGGGCAGACTTATACGTGTGACAGCCGATGAGGGCAGAGACTTACAGTGTGATAGCCGATGAAGGCAGAGACTAGCCTACTTCGAGTGTTTACTATAGTGACTATGATCTAAATATTGAAAAAGGGAACTCACTTTTGGTTACATTTGCATGTGTAGAGAAACAAAAAATTATTATGCGCATGTCCAGTCGACTCAACCACTGATTTCCTTTGGTCCAACTACAGCAACTAGACTTTGTTTGCGCATGTGTCACCTATCTGGAAGCACAGCAGTGATTGATTGTTGTTCATACCTATATGTCATCACATTAGATGGAACAGCCAGACTAAGAAAATAGTTGACACTTAGAGTAGGCCATTGTTGATGACTAGTCAGTGATTACTCCTTTcctgggggccgcggtggccgagtggttaaggtgtcccgacactttatcactagccctccatcactgggttgcgagtttgaaacctacgtggggcagttgccaggtactgaccgtaggccggtggtttttctctgggtactccggctttcctccacctccaaaacctggcacgtccttaaatgaccctggctgttaataggacgttaaacaaaaacaaaccaaagattACTCCTTTCCAGAGTAATCTCCCTTTCCTCTCCCTCTATTCAGTGATATTTCATTGACTAACTTCTATAGACATGGTGTACTGATGGAGTGGATTAATTAAGGAAATTGCCATGGAAGACTTTCAGGGTTTTAACATGTTGGCATACTTAGTAAATGatgttgatacatttgtatttctatataGTCATTATTTCAGACATTAATTAACATAGATGTATTTGATTAAGTATCTTTGTTTGGGAAAATAGCTATACTTATAATAATTTGAGTACAATTaagtcattatttttttcattctgtaTTATTTTAATGACTGGATATTAATTAAATGATTGCTGATAAAGTAGTCATTATAAAGTTAGGGttattttcttaaattacaTCCTAGAAAAACATTGATTGTGAAATACATAAGTATGTAGTAGAAGTTAcctcaaaaaatgtttttttatttaaaaaaattacctcAAAGCAGTGATGTGTTCTGATGAGTACATCCTAATCACTTGTGTTATTTTAGTTGTTGTGGTTCTGCTAATTAGGGTAATGTTGTTACATGTAACTGACTAGAATCCAGTACTCTATAGTGTAAGGTTTCTGTATGAATTGTACAAGCTGGCTAATAGACTGGTttctgtgtacattgtataacttatttctgttgtttttttcccttaACTTAAAAAGACTTTCAGTTCATAATAGTAGATATATCATGCAACCTGTTCTTGCTTTTCACTAACTACACAATATTTCTCTTTCTGagattaaacaatatttttatgacaCTGTCCCCTCCCTTTCGACCTAAATCTCTGACCATATAAGACACTACAACACCTAGCTAAGTCAAGAAATGTTCAGCCTCATG harbors:
- the LOC117329410 gene encoding ras-related protein Rab-9A-like, with protein sequence MAAKAKLLKVVLLGDGGVGKSSLMNRFVSNKFDAQSFHTIGVEFLNKDVEVDNELYKMQIWDTAGQERFKSLRTPFYRGADCCLLTFAVDDIQSYRNLSMWRKEFLYYADIQDGNSFPFVIIGNKVDVENRVVGSEEAREWCQANGRMPYFETSAKDSTNVNDAFRAAVKRLKELEDVIDNNTKPSHGPTVDLAGKGKSQSSGCC